The proteins below are encoded in one region of Synechococcus sp. MW101C3:
- a CDS encoding TolC family protein produces the protein MVFLPLGARPSLAQSTSVLPSGPDTTAQQPTTTAEPSSKAAGTAPSPAQPSTAGSGALPTATELKGERPLSDPSVLAPAARQLPEALQPLVAPPPLALPDLPSQVRIQQLRPLGLQEVETLAEVNNPNLKAVASQVEQAQSNLRAQISAWYPTINLTTQNNFPSLRNNYSFQNSATGLFAPTGATIGARIGASMNIGINWDLINPQRVPQISAARDSFEKAQNQYLIALRDLRLQAAQAYFDLQLSDEGVRIGQESVRASLVSLKDARARFQAGVSTKLDVLQAETQLARDQQLLTNQLSSQSIARRSLAALLDLPQDITPTAKEPARVLATWIPSLQESIVAAFAFREELDQVLLDISIANSNANASLGATQPFLSIVNNFGWDRSNGQTNVPEGQSINFDNFSYSIDNAIGLNLRWTLFDGGRAAAEFRQQKQAAEQNRFNFASRRDAIRFEVETSFYQLLQNNRDITTTSREVISSREALRLARLRFQAGVTTQREVVDSQRDLTQAEVRYATAVTDYNKRLAELRRRTGLDQVAFCKPPALKAVKPAVDPATQIPIDPQPLQPACQAEVRGPGGAAPLSP, from the coding sequence ATGGTGTTCCTTCCGCTGGGCGCCCGTCCATCGCTCGCACAGAGCACCTCAGTCCTTCCTTCTGGCCCAGACACCACTGCTCAGCAACCCACCACCACCGCTGAGCCAAGCTCCAAGGCTGCGGGCACTGCTCCGTCTCCTGCCCAGCCTTCCACTGCCGGCTCTGGCGCCCTGCCCACGGCTACCGAGCTGAAGGGGGAGCGCCCGCTGTCCGATCCCTCGGTGCTTGCACCGGCTGCTCGCCAGTTGCCCGAAGCGCTGCAACCGTTGGTTGCCCCCCCGCCGCTTGCACTCCCGGATCTTCCTTCCCAAGTGAGAATCCAGCAGCTCCGTCCATTGGGCCTGCAGGAGGTGGAAACCCTGGCAGAGGTGAACAACCCCAACCTCAAGGCAGTGGCGTCACAGGTTGAGCAGGCGCAGTCCAATCTCAGGGCTCAGATATCGGCCTGGTATCCCACAATCAACCTCACCACCCAGAACAACTTCCCGTCACTCCGTAATAACTACAGCTTCCAGAACTCCGCCACCGGACTGTTTGCTCCTACCGGTGCCACCATTGGTGCCCGGATCGGTGCCTCGATGAATATCGGCATCAATTGGGATCTGATCAATCCGCAGCGGGTTCCCCAGATTTCCGCAGCACGCGATTCCTTCGAGAAAGCGCAGAACCAATACCTGATTGCCCTACGAGATCTTCGTTTGCAGGCTGCCCAGGCTTATTTCGACCTTCAGCTCAGCGACGAGGGTGTGAGGATCGGTCAGGAGTCTGTGCGGGCCTCCCTCGTCAGCCTTAAGGATGCTCGTGCACGGTTCCAAGCGGGTGTCTCTACCAAGCTGGATGTGCTTCAGGCTGAAACCCAGCTTGCCCGCGACCAGCAGCTACTCACCAACCAGTTGTCCTCCCAGTCGATTGCCCGCCGCAGCCTGGCCGCTCTGCTCGACCTCCCTCAAGACATCACCCCGACGGCCAAGGAGCCTGCGCGGGTTCTTGCCACCTGGATTCCCTCGTTGCAGGAGAGCATCGTGGCGGCTTTTGCGTTCCGCGAGGAGCTCGATCAAGTGTTGCTCGACATCTCGATTGCGAACAGCAATGCCAACGCTTCCCTCGGCGCAACGCAGCCATTCTTAAGCATCGTCAATAACTTTGGCTGGGATCGCAGCAATGGTCAGACCAACGTCCCGGAGGGTCAGTCGATCAACTTCGACAATTTTTCCTACTCCATTGACAACGCCATTGGTCTGAATCTTCGCTGGACGCTCTTCGATGGCGGACGCGCTGCCGCCGAGTTCCGTCAGCAGAAGCAGGCCGCAGAGCAGAACCGCTTCAATTTCGCCAGCCGGAGGGATGCCATCCGCTTTGAGGTGGAAACCAGTTTCTATCAGCTGCTGCAGAACAACCGCGACATCACCACCACGTCCCGGGAGGTGATCTCTTCCCGTGAAGCGCTGCGGTTGGCCAGGCTGCGGTTTCAAGCCGGCGTCACCACCCAGCGGGAAGTGGTTGACAGCCAGCGCGACCTCACCCAGGCGGAGGTGAGGTACGCCACCGCCGTCACCGACTACAACAAGCGCTTGGCGGAACTGCGCCGTCGTACGGGCCTTGATCAGGTGGCCTTCTGCAAGCCTCCGGCATTAAAAGCGGTCAAGCCGGCCGTCGATCCCGCCACCCAGATTCCAATCGATCCCCAGCCGCTCCAACCTGCCTGTCAGGCGGAAGTCCGAGGACCCGGTGGCGCAGCACCGCTTTCCCCCTGA
- a CDS encoding BCD family MFS transporter, giving the protein MTQAATARPGLSFVTTIRLGLFQGSLGFLAVVFAGLLNRIMLSELGFPGLLVGGALAFEQFVAPSRILFGQISDRHAIAGRHRTPYIWAGSACFCALAVLVVPLIFRLAEAMDSADGQAVLLGVVLLCGLFAFYGLAVSMATTPYLALVIDRTQEQERPRAVSIIWCMLTIGIVIGAIAISLSLRGLDGITDRTTLETVLGPFMLRSAGLVFLLTLVATWGIEPARAGESLSSAADRDDAITLSRAWRLIRSSAQVAIFFTFLILFTLALFLQDPILESYGADVFGMPIAATASLNALWGSGTLVGLILAGLWIVPRLGKFAAARLGCRLILISLLLLLLAGFTARVAVLQGLMILFGLASGIGTNSALCLMLDLTLPEAAGTFVGVWGLAQALSRAIAKLLGGGLLDLGRALFPLQGPFPPFALVLGIEALVALAALLMLSRVNLHRFREDTSRSLTQVLAMELG; this is encoded by the coding sequence ATGACCCAAGCAGCGACGGCGCGGCCAGGCCTTTCGTTCGTCACCACCATTCGGTTGGGTCTGTTCCAGGGATCGCTCGGTTTTCTCGCGGTTGTGTTTGCCGGTCTGCTGAACCGGATCATGCTCAGCGAACTGGGCTTCCCCGGTTTGTTGGTGGGCGGAGCACTGGCTTTCGAGCAGTTCGTTGCCCCGTCGCGCATCCTTTTCGGCCAGATTTCCGATCGCCACGCCATCGCTGGCCGGCATCGCACGCCTTACATCTGGGCGGGCAGCGCTTGTTTCTGCGCTCTGGCGGTGTTGGTGGTTCCCTTGATCTTCCGCCTGGCGGAGGCCATGGACAGCGCTGACGGCCAGGCGGTTCTGCTGGGGGTGGTGCTGTTGTGCGGGCTGTTTGCCTTCTATGGGCTGGCGGTGTCGATGGCCACCACCCCGTATCTCGCCCTGGTGATCGACCGCACCCAGGAGCAGGAACGCCCCCGGGCCGTGAGCATCATCTGGTGCATGCTCACCATCGGCATTGTGATCGGTGCCATTGCCATTTCGTTGAGCCTCCGCGGCCTCGATGGCATCACAGATCGGACCACCCTTGAAACGGTTCTCGGGCCATTCATGCTGCGATCGGCCGGGCTGGTGTTCCTGCTCACGCTCGTGGCCACCTGGGGGATCGAGCCCGCCCGGGCTGGTGAATCGCTCAGCAGCGCCGCCGATCGCGACGACGCCATCACCCTGTCGCGGGCCTGGCGTCTGATCCGATCAAGCGCGCAGGTGGCGATCTTCTTCACCTTCCTGATTCTTTTCACCCTGGCCCTGTTCCTCCAGGACCCGATCCTGGAGAGCTATGGAGCTGATGTGTTCGGCATGCCCATCGCCGCCACCGCGTCACTCAATGCGCTCTGGGGGTCCGGCACATTGGTGGGTCTGATCCTGGCCGGTTTGTGGATCGTGCCGCGTCTAGGCAAATTCGCGGCGGCCCGCCTTGGCTGTCGACTGATCCTGATCTCCTTATTGCTGCTGCTGCTGGCCGGCTTCACCGCCCGTGTGGCAGTTCTGCAAGGGCTGATGATCCTGTTCGGCCTGGCTTCCGGCATCGGAACCAACAGTGCGCTCTGCCTGATGCTTGATCTCACCCTGCCCGAGGCGGCCGGCACTTTTGTCGGGGTGTGGGGCCTGGCCCAGGCATTGTCCCGGGCCATCGCCAAGTTGCTCGGTGGTGGCCTGCTCGACCTTGGTCGAGCACTCTTCCCTTTGCAGGGACCCTTCCCCCCCTTCGCTCTTGTGCTGGGCATCGAGGCACTGGTCGCACTGGCTGCCTTGCTGATGCTCAGCCGCGTCAATCTGCACCGGTTCCGCGAGGACACCAGCCGCAGCCTCACCCAGGTGCTTGCCATGGAGCTCGGATGA
- a CDS encoding inositol monophosphatase family protein codes for MTFAHALPADALRLNSLLDAVAERQRNDFGHMAFEAKADGSLITACDRWSDETLVQGLAELYPGEGVLSEEGRHLVPATEAFWVVDPLDGTTNFAAGIPYWAISMARFEAGVPVLALLDVPPLRQRIVAVRGQGAWRNGKRLLPPSTQQLQTGCASLCSRSIGVLQKLPDRRFPGKIRLLGVASLNLVSVAMGQTVSALEATPKIWDLAAAWLVLTELGCSLQWLQRSPTPLVAGESLASTDFPVLAASNSEQL; via the coding sequence ATGACCTTTGCCCACGCGTTGCCGGCGGATGCGCTGCGGCTCAACTCCCTGCTTGATGCGGTGGCAGAGCGGCAACGCAACGATTTTGGCCATATGGCATTCGAAGCCAAGGCCGATGGCAGCTTGATCACTGCCTGCGATCGCTGGAGTGACGAGACCCTGGTGCAGGGCCTGGCTGAGCTCTATCCCGGCGAAGGGGTGCTGAGCGAGGAGGGGAGGCATCTTGTCCCTGCCACAGAGGCGTTCTGGGTGGTGGATCCCCTTGATGGCACCACCAACTTCGCGGCGGGCATCCCTTACTGGGCCATTTCGATGGCCCGCTTCGAGGCAGGGGTTCCCGTGTTGGCCCTGCTTGATGTCCCTCCGCTGCGACAACGCATCGTGGCGGTGCGGGGCCAGGGAGCGTGGCGTAACGGCAAACGTCTCTTGCCGCCGTCCACCCAGCAGCTGCAGACCGGTTGTGCGTCCCTTTGCAGCCGGTCGATCGGCGTGCTGCAGAAGCTCCCCGACCGCAGGTTTCCCGGCAAGATCCGCCTGCTCGGTGTGGCCAGCTTGAACCTCGTCAGCGTGGCAATGGGCCAGACCGTCTCAGCTCTGGAGGCCACGCCCAAGATCTGGGATCTGGCCGCGGCCTGGCTTGTGCTTACAGAGCTGGGCTGCTCTCTGCAGTGGCTGCAACGCAGTCCCACCCCACTAGTAGCGGGCGAAAGCCTTGCGAGCACAGACTTTCCCGTGCTTGCGGCGAGCAATAGCGAGCAGCTG
- a CDS encoding TIGR03279 family radical SAM protein, producing the protein MWNEPSAGLALADATPGRQPQPAVVATVEPGSIGEDLGFQPGDRLLSINGVRPRDLIDLQVLVGEEELVLEVEDPGGERHRVELEKEADEGLGLGFTEALFDGLRQCNNHCPFCFIDQQPPGRRGSLYLKDDDYRLSFLYGSYLTLTNLTAADWERIEQQRLSPLFVSVHATDPALRSRLLVNPRAGLLLEQLVWFAERRLQIHAQVVVCPGLNDGPALERTLKDLAGFASGSWPAVLSAAVVPVGLTRFRPSGDGLRPVDPACAGRVIALVERLQQGFQQQLDTRFAWLSDEWYLMAGQPLPERLNYEDLPQQENGVGSIRAFLEALDRATTSLPKRLAVPRRVSWVVGGLVAGALSPVVERLNAVQGLTLQLFGLPSPYWGQDLVVTGLLTGSDVLAGLAGADLGDMLLLPGVMLRQGEPVFLDDLPLFAIKDRLGVPIRVVDGADDFVSACVGALAHPP; encoded by the coding sequence ATGTGGAACGAACCATCCGCCGGCCTGGCGTTGGCCGATGCCACCCCGGGCCGTCAGCCCCAGCCCGCCGTTGTGGCCACTGTGGAGCCCGGTTCGATCGGCGAAGACCTGGGCTTCCAACCCGGTGATCGGCTGCTGAGCATCAATGGAGTGCGTCCACGCGACCTGATCGATCTGCAGGTACTGGTGGGCGAAGAGGAGCTGGTGCTTGAAGTGGAGGATCCTGGCGGCGAGCGTCATCGGGTGGAGCTGGAGAAGGAGGCTGATGAGGGGCTTGGGCTCGGCTTCACCGAGGCGCTGTTTGATGGCCTGCGGCAGTGCAACAACCACTGCCCCTTCTGCTTCATCGACCAGCAGCCGCCGGGGCGTCGCGGCAGCCTCTACCTCAAGGACGACGATTACCGCCTCAGCTTTCTCTACGGCTCTTACCTCACCCTCACCAACCTCACTGCCGCCGATTGGGAGCGGATCGAACAGCAGCGGCTGTCGCCGTTGTTCGTCTCCGTCCACGCCACCGATCCGGCTCTGCGCAGCCGCCTGTTGGTGAATCCACGTGCGGGCTTGCTGCTGGAACAGCTCGTCTGGTTCGCCGAACGTCGCCTGCAGATCCATGCCCAGGTGGTCGTCTGCCCTGGCCTGAACGATGGCCCTGCACTCGAGCGCACCCTCAAGGATCTGGCGGGGTTTGCGTCGGGGTCCTGGCCTGCCGTGCTCTCTGCCGCAGTCGTGCCCGTTGGCCTCACCCGCTTCCGCCCCAGTGGTGATGGCCTCAGGCCTGTTGATCCTGCCTGTGCCGGGAGGGTGATCGCCCTGGTGGAGCGGCTGCAGCAGGGTTTCCAGCAGCAGCTCGACACTCGTTTCGCCTGGCTGTCCGATGAGTGGTACCTGATGGCCGGTCAGCCGCTGCCGGAGCGCCTCAACTACGAGGATCTGCCGCAGCAGGAAAATGGCGTCGGCAGCATTCGCGCCTTCCTCGAAGCGCTGGATCGGGCCACCACCTCCCTGCCGAAGCGCCTCGCCGTTCCACGGCGTGTCAGTTGGGTGGTGGGTGGACTTGTGGCCGGTGCGCTCTCGCCTGTGGTGGAGCGGCTCAACGCAGTGCAGGGGTTGACGTTGCAGTTGTTCGGCTTGCCCAGCCCCTACTGGGGGCAGGATCTGGTGGTCACTGGCCTCTTAACGGGTTCAGATGTGTTGGCGGGGCTGGCCGGGGCGGATCTCGGCGACATGCTTCTGCTACCCGGGGTGATGCTGCGGCAGGGAGAGCCGGTGTTCCTCGACGACCTCCCCCTTTTTGCGATCAAAGACCGTCTGGGGGTGCCGATCCGGGTCGTGGATGGGGCAGATGATTTCGTGTCTGCCTGCGTCGGCGCTCTTGCCCATCCTCCTTAA